The genomic segment CTCCTTTATTTTTTTTCAAGCCTTGCAACAGACTCAATATGATAGGTATGGGGAAACATATCAACAGGCTGAACCTCCATAATATTATAATGATCTTTTATCAAAGCCAGATCCCTGGCTAAGGTTGCAGGATTGCATGATACGTAAATTATCTTTTCAGGGCTTATTTTTAAGACCTGGTTTACCACATCCTTGTGCATTCCCACCCGGGGAGGATCAATAATAACAATATCAGGAACTATATTGATATTTCCAAGGCAGTCTTTTATATCCCCTTGAATAAAATGGCAATTATCAATTTTATTAATCTGGCAGTTTTTTTGAGCATCTGCTATTGAACTTTCTGCAAGTTCAATCCCTGTTATTTCTTTAGCTTTACCAGACAGGCAGATTGCAATGGTTCCTGTTCCGCAGTAAAGATCAAGCACTTTTTCATTTCCTGAAAGATCAGCGTATTTTTCAACAATATCATAAAGCTTTTCTGCCCCTTTTGTATTGGTTTGAAAAAATGAATTTGCAGAGATCTCAAATTCATAAGAGCCTATCTTATCTTTAAGAATCGGAGTGCCTGCCAGGAGAATTTCATATTCACCCACTGCAATACCGGCTTTGCGTGCTGTTATATTATTTACAATTGAAACAATATTGGGATATTTTTCTATCAGTAAATCAGCAAGGGGCTGTATGATTTTTCTATCTTCAGATGATGTAATTATATTAACCATCCACTGATTAAAGGCTTTTGAATGCCTGAGCATAAGAAACCGCCAGAAACCTTCATGGGTTTTAAGGCCGTAAACCGGCATTCCTGAATTTATCATATATGTTCTTACACTGTTTAAAATCTCATTTCCCTGATCAGGCTGGAGCATACATTTGGAAATATCAAGCACCTTATGAAATGTTCCAGGCACATGAAGACCAAGTGCAAAACCTGTATCAATATCATTACTACCCATTTCATCAGGAAGAAGCCATCTTTTATCTGAGCAGGAAAATTCCATTTTATTTCTATAACCAAAAATATCTTCAGAGCCTGCGGCTGGATGAACCTTAACACCATGTATTAATCCAATATGTTCAAGTGATTCTAAAACATGCTGCTGTTTATATATAAGCTGGTCTTCATATTTTAAAAACTGCCATTTACAGCCTCCGCAAAAACCAGCATAAACACATGGAGGCTCTATTCTTAAAGGTGAGGGTTTGAGCAGGTTTATAATACGCGCCTGTGCAAAATTTTTCTTTTTCCTGGTAATACGGGCTGAAATATAATCTGAAGGCACTGCCTGATCTACAAAAAATGTATATCCGTCAACCTTTGCAATGCCTTGACCTCCAAAAGCCATGCCTGTAATTTCAAGCTCTATTTCCTGGCTTCTTTTAATTTTCATAAGGATTATCCTGTTATTGGGTCTTTTGGTTCAATACTGGTTTTTAAACCAGGCATTCCCAAAAATTTATAAATGTTTAAGTTGATTTTTTTGAATATTTTTGTTTTAATATCTTTTTAATATTTGAATAAACTATGCCTTAAATATTTAAAATTATATTATTTATAAATATTATACCATTAAAATTTTAAAATCAAGGAATGATTGCCTATGGCTCCCCCAGAGATTGAATCAATTCAAGAAGAAGTATCGTTTTCAAGTGATGATTTTTTGTTAAAAGGCACTCTTCATTTACCCAAAAATATTGAAGAACCTCCTGTTGTTGTTGGTTCTCATGGTCTTTTCAGCAGCAGCCATTCACCAAAACAAGTTGAGCTTGCCCGGGCATGTAATGCTCAGGGAATTGCATTTTTTAGATTTGACCATAGAGGATGCGGTGAAAGTGAGGGAAAATTTAAAGAAGTAACTTCTTTAAACTCTCGTTGCGCAGATTTGAAAAATGCTGTTAATTTTATCAGGGAAAGAAAAGAGCTTGGCAGCAAAACAGGTCTTTTTGGAAGCAGCATGGGAGGTGCTGTCTGTCTTTTTTATGCAAAACAGGCAGGAGGAGTTGACGCTGTTATTATTAATGCAGCCCCGCTTCGAGGCGAGCCTATTATAAAAGCTCTCCAAGAAGAAGGAGATGAAAAAAAGGCTTTTAGTTCCCTGAATCTCCAGTTTAATATTTCTGAAAAAATTGCAGGAATAAACCGTATTTTGATATTTCATGGTGATTCAGATAAAATTATTTCACCTTCTGAAGCACATAGAATTTACCAGAAGGCTGTTATGCCTAAAAGACTTATTATGCTGAAAAACGGCGATCATGAAATGAGTCTTAAGGAAAACCAGGAAAAGTTTATCAGGGAATCTGTTCTCTGGTATAAATCAATGTTTAAAGAAGAAAATATATGGATGAGGCAATAAAGAACTACAAGGATTTTATATAATTATCAATTAAGTTTTGATTATTAAAAATCCTTGCAGTTCATGAAATATTATAATTTTATGCACAAATAATCAGGGGTTTCCCCAATTGTTTATCCTGCACTTGAAGGTTCTATCTTTATTTCAACTCTTCTATTTTTCTGCCGTCCTTCAGGGGTAGCATTTGTGGCTACCGGCTGGGATTCTCCAAAAGGTATTACTATAATTCTGCTGGAATCAACTCCTCTCTGTACCAGAGCATTC from the Desulfonema limicola genome contains:
- the rlmD gene encoding 23S rRNA (uracil(1939)-C(5))-methyltransferase RlmD, whose protein sequence is MKIKRSQEIELEITGMAFGGQGIAKVDGYTFFVDQAVPSDYISARITRKKKNFAQARIINLLKPSPLRIEPPCVYAGFCGGCKWQFLKYEDQLIYKQQHVLESLEHIGLIHGVKVHPAAGSEDIFGYRNKMEFSCSDKRWLLPDEMGSNDIDTGFALGLHVPGTFHKVLDISKCMLQPDQGNEILNSVRTYMINSGMPVYGLKTHEGFWRFLMLRHSKAFNQWMVNIITSSEDRKIIQPLADLLIEKYPNIVSIVNNITARKAGIAVGEYEILLAGTPILKDKIGSYEFEISANSFFQTNTKGAEKLYDIVEKYADLSGNEKVLDLYCGTGTIAICLSGKAKEITGIELAESSIADAQKNCQINKIDNCHFIQGDIKDCLGNINIVPDIVIIDPPRVGMHKDVVNQVLKISPEKIIYVSCNPATLARDLALIKDHYNIMEVQPVDMFPHTYHIESVARLEKK
- a CDS encoding alpha/beta hydrolase, with the translated sequence MAPPEIESIQEEVSFSSDDFLLKGTLHLPKNIEEPPVVVGSHGLFSSSHSPKQVELARACNAQGIAFFRFDHRGCGESEGKFKEVTSLNSRCADLKNAVNFIRERKELGSKTGLFGSSMGGAVCLFYAKQAGGVDAVIINAAPLRGEPIIKALQEEGDEKKAFSSLNLQFNISEKIAGINRILIFHGDSDKIISPSEAHRIYQKAVMPKRLIMLKNGDHEMSLKENQEKFIRESVLWYKSMFKEENIWMRQ